Sequence from the Flavobacterium sp. TR2 genome:
CGTGACTGAAGGCGCACAATCTGATGACAGCTATTATCAGCAGGAAACCTATTTCTCGGCCGTCAATATGTACAGCATTTTGCCCACTTGGGATGTTTCGCTCTCAACCGATTTTCAGTACAATAAATTAAATGCGACAAGAAGAGGCATCCAGACACAATTTTCTTTTCCGCAGCGTTATACAGCGCTTGTTTCTCTGGCAACTTCCTATCGATATGAAGGCTTTAAAGTTTTAGGAAATGTACTCGCAACCCGCGTCATCGAAGAGGTAAAGTATAACGCCAAAGCTCCCAATAAAACTGAATTTACTCCTGCTATATTTTTGGGTTACACGCCATTTAAAAAATACGATTTCAATTTAAGAGCATTTGCCAAACGCATTTTCAGAATGCCGACTTTCAATGATTTGTATTACACCATGATTGGTTCAAGCACTTTGAAGCCAGAATATATGAATCAGTACGATGTTGGCTTTACCTATAATTTTCGCGTAAAGGAAAGTTTTTTTGATGCATTTTCTTTTCAGGCAGATGCCTATTATACCAGCACAAAAGACAAAATTGTAGCCGCCCCAACAGGAAATTTATTCCGTTGGATGATGACCAATATCGGACAGGTAAAAGGAAAAGGAATCGAAACGGTTTTGAATATGGCAGCTCACATTCAGAAAGTAAATCTAACCGCAAACCTAACGTATACGTATTCGCAAAGTCAGGACTTTACAAAGGTTGTAGGATTGGAAATGTCGTCTTACGGAGATCAGATTCCGTATACGCCTTGGCATAGCGGTTCGGGAATTTTAAACGCCAATTACGAATCTTGGAACTTCAATTACAGCTTTATTTACGTTGGAAAACGCTACAATGGTAACGTCAATAATATCAAAGTCAATGAAGTCCAGCCATGGTATACGCACGATTTGGCAATTCAGAAATCTTTTGCATTCAAAAATTACAAATTGAACGGAACAGTTGAAGTCAACAACGCTTTTAACCAGCAGTATGAAGTAATCTACAATTATCCGATGCCGGGACGAACATTCAAATTTATAATCAGTTTTGAGTTATGAAAAAGATATTTTTAAAAATAATATTTGGTTTTAGCATAGCTATTTCTTTGGTTTCCTGCCGTGAAGACGAAACGATATTTCTTTCTCAAGATACCGCTGTTGCCGCACCCAGAAGCGACGGCAATATTGAAGGTTTTTATCTTCTGAATGAAGGCAATATGGGAATGAATCGCGCGAGTCTGGACGTTTTCAATTACAGAACAGGAAATTATACTACAGATGTATATTCAGAGCGAAACCCGAGTGTCGTAAAAGAATTGGGAGATGTTGGAAACGACATTAAAATCTATGGCAATAAAGTGTATGCCGTCATCAATTGCTCCAACAAAGTTGAGGTTTTAGAAAAATGGACGGCAAAACGCATCAAAAAAATAGATATTCCGAATTGCCGTTACGTGGCATTTTATAAAGACAAAG
This genomic interval carries:
- a CDS encoding TonB-dependent receptor; translated protein: MYNCRKTLLAAFIVLIPFLLHSQAVTDSSRVLKEVVLKGKLYQEVIPVQSLSGVLLEKLASHNVADALRYFAGTQIKDYGGVGGLKTVDVRNMGTHHVGVFYDGIQLGNAQNGVTDLGKYSLDDMESLTMYNGQKSEIFQSAKDFASASAIYLRTKRPVFAGNKKTNLLVRYKTMSINYHDPSFRWEQKLSDKVSMSVSSEYIKSNGQYKFRYKRKNLDGSIAYDTTATRWNSDIEAFRFESGVFGKINKGTWDAKIYYYDSERGAPGAIVENKFKDGFRQFDKNFFGQSSLTKEVSEKYKLQLKGKFAYDYTHYIARDTTNVLGETVTEGAQSDDSYYQQETYFSAVNMYSILPTWDVSLSTDFQYNKLNATRRGIQTQFSFPQRYTALVSLATSYRYEGFKVLGNVLATRVIEEVKYNAKAPNKTEFTPAIFLGYTPFKKYDFNLRAFAKRIFRMPTFNDLYYTMIGSSTLKPEYMNQYDVGFTYNFRVKESFFDAFSFQADAYYTSTKDKIVAAPTGNLFRWMMTNIGQVKGKGIETVLNMAAHIQKVNLTANLTYTYSQSQDFTKVVGLEMSSYGDQIPYTPWHSGSGILNANYESWNFNYSFIYVGKRYNGNVNNIKVNEVQPWYTHDLAIQKSFAFKNYKLNGTVEVNNAFNQQYEVIYNYPMPGRTFKFIISFEL